The Clostridium sp. AWRP genome has a window encoding:
- a CDS encoding FeoC-like transcriptional regulator: MKILKRLSKGGLYSNKGMARELGIDESMVEQMISQLERLGYIKRDNMNASSGCDCGCCDSKKKKSCCSGKDNISIDLWKLTEKGKAVV; this comes from the coding sequence ATGAAAATTTTGAAGAGACTCTCAAAAGGAGGATTGTATTCGAATAAAGGTATGGCCAGGGAACTTGGAATAGATGAAAGCATGGTAGAACAAATGATATCCCAGCTTGAAAGACTTGGATATATAAAGCGAGATAATATGAATGCTTCATCAGGTTGTGATTGTGGGTGCTGTGATTCAAAGAAGAAAAAAAGTTGCTGCAGTGGCAAAGACAATATAAGCATAGATTTATGGAAACTTACGGAGAAGGGGAAAGCAGTAGTGTAG
- the feoB gene encoding ferrous iron transport protein B: protein MMNKNLVIALAGNPNCGKTSLFNELTGSRQHVGNWPGVTVEKKEGKLKFQGRDITVVDLPGTYSLGAYSEDEVVARDFILKEKPDVVINVVDSCNLERNLYLTMQILETGAKVVLALNMMDEAKNKDIRIDAKKLSSAIGIPAVPTVATKGQGINQLISEAVKLGDLKEHNLYKIDYGAEVERETGKIELAFSEAAAALEYPSSWTALKLIENDEYINKYVGEKVKTNAVKKQVQNSIEKITKSIGYEPDAFIIDKRYEKISSVVKDSVKKNTVVKETVSDKIDKVITNKWLGIPIFALIMFGVYQISIGLGNGPLADLVNDWIGKLGASVDFGLQHIGAPELLGDFVRDGIFGGVGSVLGFLPMILIMFFLISLLEDSGYMARAAYVMDRLMHAVGLHGKTAVSLIIGSGCNVAGIMSARTLENKKDRMIAILISPFISCPARLEIYGLFIGAFFANKTVGIFSEGGLIVFILYALGIAVAILMGKFFSSKVFKGENSYFVMELPPYRIPTLKGILIHMWEKSSHFLKKAGTVILVVCIVVWILTNLPAGAAQDETILARLGSLIAPIFKPAGFGTWQAGVALITGFAAKEAVVGTFGTIYGVEEGVHLFHAIQNTFTPLTAMSFMVMCLLYVPCVATIGAVKSETNSSKWAWAAVGYTCAIGWICAVIVYQVGRLMGFV from the coding sequence ATGATGAATAAAAATTTGGTTATTGCTTTAGCAGGCAATCCTAACTGTGGTAAAACTAGTTTGTTTAATGAACTTACAGGTTCAAGACAGCATGTAGGGAACTGGCCTGGTGTTACAGTTGAAAAAAAGGAGGGAAAATTAAAATTTCAAGGCAGAGATATAACAGTAGTTGATTTGCCAGGAACGTATAGTTTAGGGGCATATTCAGAGGATGAAGTTGTAGCTCGTGATTTTATACTTAAAGAAAAACCTGATGTGGTTATTAATGTAGTAGATTCCTGTAATCTTGAAAGAAATTTATATCTTACGATGCAGATTCTTGAAACTGGAGCTAAAGTAGTTTTAGCACTTAATATGATGGATGAAGCTAAAAATAAAGATATACGAATCGATGCTAAAAAATTATCTAGCGCTATCGGGATACCAGCAGTTCCAACAGTAGCAACTAAAGGTCAGGGAATAAACCAATTAATAAGTGAAGCTGTTAAGCTTGGAGATTTAAAAGAGCATAATTTATATAAAATTGATTATGGTGCTGAAGTAGAAAGAGAAACAGGAAAAATAGAACTTGCTTTTTCAGAAGCAGCTGCAGCTCTTGAATATCCATCTTCCTGGACAGCATTAAAGCTTATAGAAAATGATGAATATATAAATAAATATGTGGGTGAGAAAGTAAAAACAAATGCAGTAAAGAAACAGGTTCAAAATAGTATAGAAAAAATTACTAAGTCTATTGGCTATGAGCCGGATGCTTTTATAATTGACAAAAGGTATGAAAAGATAAGCAGTGTTGTTAAAGATAGTGTAAAGAAAAATACAGTTGTTAAAGAAACTGTTTCGGATAAAATAGATAAAGTAATTACTAATAAATGGCTTGGAATACCTATATTTGCACTTATAATGTTTGGTGTTTATCAGATTTCAATAGGACTTGGCAATGGCCCACTTGCGGATTTAGTAAATGACTGGATAGGTAAGCTTGGAGCTAGTGTGGATTTTGGACTTCAACATATAGGGGCACCTGAACTTTTGGGCGATTTTGTTAGAGATGGTATTTTTGGCGGTGTTGGTTCAGTACTTGGATTTTTGCCTATGATTTTGATAATGTTTTTCTTGATATCCCTTCTGGAAGACAGCGGATATATGGCAAGAGCTGCTTATGTAATGGACAGGCTCATGCATGCAGTTGGGCTCCATGGTAAAACAGCAGTATCACTTATAATTGGATCGGGGTGTAATGTTGCAGGAATAATGTCGGCAAGAACTCTTGAAAACAAGAAGGACAGAATGATAGCTATTTTAATAAGTCCTTTTATTTCATGTCCAGCAAGACTTGAAATTTATGGATTATTTATTGGAGCATTCTTTGCAAACAAAACAGTAGGTATATTTAGTGAAGGCGGACTTATTGTATTTATACTATATGCTCTAGGTATTGCAGTTGCAATATTAATGGGAAAATTCTTTAGCTCAAAAGTATTTAAAGGTGAAAATTCATATTTTGTTATGGAATTACCTCCATATCGTATACCAACTCTTAAAGGAATTTTAATTCATATGTGGGAAAAATCAAGTCACTTTTTAAAGAAAGCAGGAACTGTTATTTTAGTTGTATGTATAGTTGTTTGGATTCTTACTAATTTACCAGCAGGTGCAGCACAAGATGAAACTATATTAGCAAGATTAGGTTCACTAATAGCTCCTATATTTAAACCGGCAGGTTTTGGAACATGGCAGGCAGGAGTTGCACTTATTACAGGATTTGCAGCTAAAGAAGCTGTTGTTGGTACTTTTGGAACAATTTATGGAGTAGAGGAAGGAGTACATCTTTTCCATGCAATACAAAATACTTTCACACCACTTACAGCAATGTCATTTATGGTAATGTGCCTTTTATATGTACCATGTGTTGCAACTATAGGGGCAGTAAAAAGTGAAACAAATTCAAGTAAATGGGCATGGGCAGCAGTAGGGTATACTTGTGCAATTGGATGGATATGTGCAGTAATAGTATATCAGGTAGGAAGATTGATGGGATTTGTTTAA
- a CDS encoding flavodoxin, whose product MKKISIIYWSGTGNTEAMAKAIQEGAKSENTDVKLASVSEASLEDVSGADVVAFGCPAMGDEQLEENEMEPFVESILGDIKDKNIALFGSYGWGSGDWMTNWEDQMKKYGANLVEESLIINEEPDDDGLEKCKKLGKTLAEK is encoded by the coding sequence ATGAAAAAAATATCAATTATTTATTGGAGTGGTACAGGAAATACTGAGGCTATGGCAAAAGCAATACAAGAAGGAGCCAAAAGTGAAAATACAGATGTTAAACTTGCGAGTGTGAGCGAAGCAAGTTTAGAAGACGTGTCAGGTGCAGATGTTGTTGCTTTTGGATGCCCAGCAATGGGTGATGAACAGCTTGAAGAAAACGAAATGGAACCATTTGTAGAATCCATTTTAGGGGATATTAAAGATAAAAATATTGCTTTATTTGGTTCATATGGATGGGGTAGTGGAGATTGGATGACTAACTGGGAGGACCAGATGAAGAAGTACGGAGCAAATCTCGTAGAAGAAAGTCTTATAATAAATGAAGAACCAGATGATGATGGACTAGAAAAATGTAAAAAATTAGGCAAGACATTAGCTGAGAAATAA